From Erigeron canadensis isolate Cc75 chromosome 5, C_canadensis_v1, whole genome shotgun sequence:
TGCTTATccgtataaaagaaaagaaaaaaaaaaacatacctcCAAAGTAAACAGCAGCTTGACCACTGCTATAGTGAGTTTGAGCACCAAATAAGTTTGTGTTGTAAGCTAAAGCAAGTGCTGCCAATACACCAGGGACCCCAGCTGCCAAATGCATAGCAAGGAATGCAGAGTATAAGGCTCCCACATGGCCCGTTTGACTAGCAAACATGTAGTGGATTAAGAAGTAAGCTCCTTGAAGAACACCAAATGCAGCGGGCCAACTCAAAGAGAAAGATTGAAGAAATTTAGCTACGCAATTAGACATCCATGTCACTATTCCAAGGTTTGTCAATTGACCTGCCATGCCAACAAGTACTGCAAACCAAGTCAAAGTGTCCCATGCCGATTTTTCGCTTAAGCAATCGTCCCAATTGAGAACTCCTAACAACAATAGTACAGATAATCCCAACATTGCAGTAACAACACTTGGTATTCCAATAGAATCCCTGTTTACAGAATAAAACAACAAACGAAATCGTAAATGCCATATTTAATCATTCTCTATTTTATGGGCCCTAATTATAATGGTGGATCCAGGACATACTGAATACACACTAGCATAACATAAAAACAACATTTAAAATACACTATGCACGGCAATAACAAGGTTTTCATACACTGGCTTCTAAGGTGTCTATTTCGAGCCATTTGAGCATAGACTAGGTTAGCATCATAGTCGTCAAAAGCGTAAGCGAACTCAAAGCGCAATTACCCCAAATGGGGCCTAGGCGAGAAGTGCACAAAAAGCGCGGACCCGAAAAAAAAGCGTAGGAGAGTATATAAAATTTCAGTGTCTCTAACAAATGATAATGAAGAAAATTTCAGCCAAGAGAGTATATAAAATAGCAGAAGAGtcttaatgataaaaaaaatagaagaaaacttaacaaatatacaaaaacaGGTTATAATGGACACAAACCTAACGGAACGAGTCAGACATATGGGTTAAAGGTACTGCAAATGTAATTGCAGCCAAGGttggttttgttaaaaaaatatcatacaATCACTACAACGATATACAGTATCATATCTTCTAATCATCATTTAAGAGTTAACTTTTCATGAAAATCAAGAGAAGAAATGACATAGATATGTATTTGCAGGTAAGGTCGGTTTGATccatttattaattatgttatccACATACCCAACCCACTCGACCCATGGATTTTGCCACTACTTCTATGTAGGCCAGACTATGTCGTAGTAATGTTGTCTAGTAAATGGGATGCATGTCTTCTCACATCATATAATCAGTACCCACAAAATGAACATGttaaaaggtaaaaagaaaaaaaaaaaaaaaaaaaaaaacggaacCTACACTAgttaaccaagtattacatacCCAAGAACCCATAGAGAGACAGCAAGAAGCATGGTGCCAATCATCACCCATTCATTAGTTGTGACAGGACCCATGGCTTCAAGTCTCTTTGCAGCCATGGCAGGTGCATCTGGTGTATCTTTAGTTTCCGGAGGATAGATTTTGTACAAGATGAATGGAGTAAGTAGAAGTGAAACAAAAGCAGGTAAACTGGCAGCCTTAAACCATGAAATCCATGGACTTGCAATGACTAAACCAAGTTCTTCGGCTAGTTTCAGACACAACAGGTTTTGTGCTGCAGCAGTCAGGAAAAGAGCACTAGAGTTTCCAGCACACTGTCAAACATCACATAATAGATTCATGAAAATCATTCCAAAAAAGATGCAATATTTGATATAACTGTTACTCTTGAAAAACAAGATTCCCTTATATTTTTCATCTTAATGGAGTTCGATACATCTGCTAATTGGTCAAACCATTAAACATTTATCATATGTTATATTGAGTCAAACTTTTCAAATATCTGGAATGCACATAGAGTGCAAATATGACAATAATCAGTCAATCACAAGTATTATATTCAGTTTTCTTGACCAGGTACTAAATTAACAGAACTCTTTGACAGTAACAAAAGTTGACCATTTATTTTGTCAATTATGTTAATGCATCTAACCTTGCCCTCTTGCTCAACAGAAAGCCATGCATAATTCCTATAAAAAATCTACTTTAATGCCAACTGTATACATTTCTATtttattaacataatatctTCCAAATCAATGTTCTCAACTCCAAGTCTCCAACTATCAAAGTGTCACTAAACCAGACACATAAAATAATATCATacagaaaattaaacaaataggTTAACTTGAAACATATACATAGATCGGTGCAACCTCTAAAGGAtggttaagaaaaaaaaggtcctttaaaagtaaaaagtagGAAACATTTTGGCATGATACGTATCTGATACACCACTTTTTATACTTTGATTGCACCAGCTTATTTTCTGCATAAAAGTATATAGCCCCATAATCCTTCCTACTCTTTTTAACATACAACACGTTTTCTCCTAAACTTTTCCCCTGGTTTAAAAAGCTCATTCCCCGCGGTATAAAAAGCATAACTTGTTGAACGATCAATAGTCTCTTTTTTGCATCAATGCTTAACTTTTAGAATTCAATTTAGGCAACAAAACGTAATTATGCAATAGTACTAATAAATCTAATTCCTACATGGGTACATTCAGTAACATTTCATCAATAACAAATgcataaaaaaccaaaactaatttaaatcaaatcacaaacaCGATAACATCTAACCTGAAACTGAGACTGAATGAGATACGACCCTAGCTTTTTCGAAGAGGGGTCATTCGGTTTACTCCCAGCAGAAAGCGACAACGACTTAATAATCGGTAAAAACACACCACCTGCTCTAGCAGTAGTACTAGGCATAGCAGGAGCAATCAAAGCCTCACTCAAAGTCAACCCATAACTCAACCCCAATGTACTTTTCCCTAACCACTTAACAAAATACGTCGCAATTCGATCCCCTAAACCCGTTTTAACAAACCCACGagcaaaaaagaaagaaatgacAATCAACCAAATAACTTCATTAGTAAAAGCACTAAAAGCAGTAGTAAAAGTAAGCGTTTTCGTTACAATTGTCGTCGTAAGCCCCAATAAAGCCCAAGCTCCAACGGGCAATGGCGATAACACAAGACCTGCAATTGTAGATACAAAGATAGACAAAAGTTGCCAAGCTTGTGGGGTCACTTCAATTGGTCTTGGAATAGCGAAACGAACAAGCAAACCGATTGCAATCGATAGCGATAACGGCAAAATCTTGGCACCTTGTAGTTTTTCGGGTTTTGTTGTGATTGAATTTGAGGCAGATGCTGAAAAGGGTTTGATGGGGTTTGGGGAAAGAGTCAGAAAGTTGTGTTTTTTAGTGAAAAAAAGAGGGTGgcgagtggtggtggtggattgcGGTGGTGATCGGAGTAAAGTTGGGAAATTGGGGgttttggaaatgaaatgaCGAGATCGGAGATGGAGGGAAGGTGGGTGgaaagaagttgaaaaaaggGCTGATGCTTCCATTGTTGTTGAAGATTAAGGAAATGAAggtttttgagatttttttgaATTGAAGAAGAAATGGGGGATTGATTTGACAGTGAAGGTGAGCGGAGAGTTCTAAGATGTACAAGAAGAAGAAAGTCCGCCACAGAAATTTTGTTTGCGGGTAATATTATGTACTGTGCTTTattggtttttcttttcttttttcctaaTATTATTGGTCTCCCAATGAATTTTATGCGATTAATGTTTTTGTCAATATAAAGTTAAAGGACAAttgtatatatatccaaaaataacatataaattacaaatattctcaactaaaaaaataaattacagATATGttcaatattttcttttaaatacaCACATTTACCTATTTGTATCtatttcatcaaatatattttatctCTTGACCATTATTATATCCTTCTCCACCttcttcatttatatatatatatcagtcaTATATATCAGTCAGAACGAGTAGATCATCATATTTTCTACATTGACATTGCTGGAAATAAAATACTTTAAGGTGGGGCCCTAAAAGGAAGAGACGAGACGAAAGGCttcctgaaaaaaaaaaaagatctttGCCTTTTACTTTTATCCACATATTTCAAATTTCTAATGGTGTTTCTACACTTCTATTTCTATTATGAATTCTTTTACTAAAAGTAACACCCAATGCTATTTTTCACGGATTTTGTGTCCAATactttgacggtgtatgggggaggttaagatgtagacaaccttacccctaccacgacggtgtagagagactacttccaggttctatctaaaGATAAAAAAGGACCTCCGACCTTCCAAGGGATAAAGatagaacccatgacctctgtctccaaaggCAAAAGTGTTAACCACTTGATCAAACCTTGTTGCTTACTATCGTATTATGAATTCTTTTACTGTAACTGATTTACTTTTTGGTtctataatacatttatttaataatctaaaatatttaatattttatgtctTAGTAGCTTACTATCGTATTTGAGtgattgtttttttctttttgaatattATTTGAGTGATTTTTTGAACATGATGTCactgatatttttaaaaatattaaatgcaTTTGGGAATACTTTTCGCGTCACTAGTTTATTACCATGCTGAAAAAATCTAACTTACTACTCGTACATACCATACatacagatatagatagatttacgtaatatatatatgtaagtaaaGATAGATAGGTGCTCTAAGTAAtgattatagatatatagataaaagaGGGATCTGTGTGTATGTACGTAAATATGTTTGGAATAATTAAAGAGTATAAttatttaatccataaaaaatataaaattgggtatatttgttaattttttggtTGGAGATATTTGTAATTTAAATGGTGTATTTGGGTATATATGCAATTTTCTCTAAAATGAACAGATACAACTAGATCCTGGCTCATACATAGCGGCAAAATGTGAGAAGAAACAGCCATAGACAAAAGTAATACTGGTTGATGctattgatttttatttgattaaatggATCCCAAAAAAGTGAAGATTATGAACCGACGAGTCAAGCTAGATCGGTTGCCAATATTTGTCTAAACGTGGTGTTAATCCGACCTTGTTACCATGTCCTTTTTGCCACGTGAATGATGAATTCAGTGTCCACTTGTTAAACTTTAATGTAATTATAAACTTTCTCGATCCATGTAATTTTGTACCACCTTGTTAGTATGTGAAATGATAATTAGTCTTTgctattcaaaaaataaataaatggtaaTGACAGCCCTAAAAGTGTcactaacaacttattacatgcttaaaaacttatacattatatattaaaaaccaccCTTTAATTTTCTAATAGcaagatacaaattttaatgcgctaaattagtttttactgataACCCTAAAGGTTCtcatttaacaaaacaaaaataataataataataataataatgttaaaatTACGTATTATTAGAAGTTTATATATATCACATGAGAATCGATTTCTTCACATGTATCATGAACCCTCAAATTATATGTAATGTTATatgttttaacattttttttcattcacatataAACTAACACATAATCTAAAATTTCTTAGGATTTTTtccaattaaatatatttaactaACAAGATGAAAAAATTCAAACAttttattttgatgttttaaaAGTTTAGAAATTCAAAGCTACTTAAAGACAATAACGTAGTGTCAATTTGTTAAAGTTTTGACAAGTCCATTACCCAATAAAAATGTGCCACGTGTGACACTATTCTTTTTTGTCAAAGCTTGTCAAAAAATGTGGTGTAGTATCAAAATTGAACAAAATGTGTCAAATTGATTTTACAATTTTAGTCCGTGAACGGATATATCTCAGAATAGTTTCACTTTAAGTCCCTGAAACGACGAATAATGCAAAATAATTATGTATTTAGTCCCTGGAGCgtctaaaaattcaaaatatttaacgGCTAAAACTTGATCTCactctataaataaataaattgcaTTTCACCATATATATCACTACCAATGTACAATCATCTCCGGTATTTAACTATGATATTTtactttcttatttatttatgctAATAAATAAAGTATGCGAGGAGCTACACAAAAGAAGTGATGCACTTTGATACATGTCAAATAgcattttcaaaaaagaaaaagaaagaaaaataaaatgaaaatccaaAAGCATTTTGGGTAATGTAAGAAGCTTATTCTTATTCATTTTGTTAAATACACAAAGTTACGACGGTAATTCTTTCCTAACAAGGAAATCCTATGTCTAACAATGCGAGGCTGTCGACATATGTGATATGTTTCAATGGACATTGTTTTAGAACCATACGCTAGTTCAGCTAGTGTGTAAAGAACCCGTTTTGAATGAATCACCATTTGTTAGTTGGACAGTATTCAAGAGTGTTAATTTCATAAGCCATTAACCAAGAAGAGGCAACATTATTATTGTCTTTTTTCTTCATCCAAACGCATAGGTTTTCAGTAATTACGGCTAAAGAACCTCTTAAAACGCATGTTATTATACAATGATCACGTTTTGAATTGTTGGCAAAAGCAAGCCAATGCAATAATCATTTACAAAACAACCATGTTGTCTACGTCTACTGTCTACATAAAGTATACGAAAACTGATCATTCGTTATTGggtcaaaaccaaaaccgaatacTGATAAAGTCGGTGGATTTAAAGAAACATTAGAAGGTATGCTGAATATGCGTCTAATTGAAGGGttccataaagtgataaataAAGTGTTGCAAAATGACTTTTTGTAGAGGTTTTAGTACTTGGTGAAGATCGAGTACTATGCCTTTGGATGAATTCAGGGCTAGAAATTCGAGAACACCATAATTTTGAGAGACATCTAAATCTGATAAGCGATTTCAATTCGCATGTAGTCTTTCAAATATTGCAGCAATTAACTCTTAACATACGTAATCTGCTGACATTATTGTGCACATAATTCTGCAAAATATATCGTTCTTTTGTTCAAAAAAgtagaggaaaaaaaaaaagcaaaataatattatatatataagtttagaTTGTTAGCTAGGGGTGGTAGCAAGGAAAAGCATAGGAATTATCTTAAATTTCCAGCAACACAAAATAAATCCATACAGATACATGAAACGCGGATATAACACTTTCATATGATGCAAATATTTTATGGGATCCagtaaaattaaatatacaaacCAGTGACGGACACATAACTTTTAATATGGGGTTGCCAAATAGTTTTTATGATACCAACAAGGGGATTGCCAAATAGTTTTTATGATACCAACAAGGGTaacatcaaattaaaaaattaaattacataagttcaaagttgcaaATTACtcttaaactatatatatacattaaaatggtaaaaaaatttcgagttttataaatattattgggTTATCATGGTCATCGTTGATCACCACATAGCCCCGCCACTGATACAATAATTCACAGAACACAAGTATATAATTGATGcacaattattttaattttgtacaatgttaatttaaagaaaataatttttgtttgattgttaactttaatagttgttttatttgaataaaaacccaatatattttgtataaaaactTTCATGAATCCATTTAAAACTTGAACATGCgctatgatatatataatatatatatatatatatatatatatatatatatatatatgttttaggtaaaataaaacaagtattaaagtaaaacaaataaaacaataggtttttcttcactgaaaatcactgtgcatcaaaaaaattattgtgcatcaattctttcgtgaatcttcgtgcatcaatctaaccatgatctatgggtcaagatcttgtcttatttgttttactttaatacttgttttacaatactcaacccctatatgtaaaaagataaaatgagaaccaacaAAATTCAAGAACTACGAGAACTTTTTTGATAGGGGTAATTTTGTACTTCAATaagcatataaatataaatactaatttaattaagtatCCCTTAAATATCTCCATAAATAATGTTGACCCATTATTcaatatttacaatattatcCATTCATTTCCTACGTAAATTTTAATCAGCAtgtttcaaaactttttttatatatatattttttctaaacttAATAAAGTATATTTCAAAAGGATTTAGTTTGGTTAAAATGTACTCGTAATATTTAtgctaataaaataataaatattacgTTTCTTGTTGTGGAATGGGTCCTAACACcatccaaaaaataaaattgaaattttacaCTTATGTccccataataataattttaatagatTAAGACATTAGCCGGTAATTACATTTCATTCACATATTAAGCCTTAGTTTATTAACGATTTTACATATGAAGATCATCATACATATgtgtaaataaaagttgtatacACGTGAACATCATCATCCACATGTGTATATAAAAGTTGTTTAGATTTGAACATCATCATACATATGTGTTATAAAAGTTGTTTAGATTCGAACATCATCATACATATGTGTTCtaaagttgtttacatgtgATTATCATCGTCCACATTTGTATATAAAAGTTGTTTAGACATGAACATCATCATACACATGTGTTAATAAAAATTGTTCACATGTGCACGTAATTCATATATGATTGTTTTTAAATACACttgtaaattttgtaaaaaaatatgtatcaatatatttttgataattatgtTAATGTTTAGAAAATTGTGTATTGATAAAAGTCGTAATCCACGAAATATTATAGAATTTTGAAATCAAGTAACCATTTGAATTGTCAAATTGTAGGTGCCGAATTTATTGGACATTTAGAAGAAGTTACGGTTTTTTAGTCATTTTTTAATTCCTTGTCTACccttttacattttataataatttatttattattttaaatgcaTATTATTCGTTAGCCATTGATTAATCTCATCCAATGGCTTAAAATAGTTTtcgcaatatatatatatatatacaaaaatctaGATGTGAAGTCTTAATAAAACATCATCAGTTAATAATATCATTCCGCAGTAGATCGAAGAACGTAcaaatgattaaaataaaataaaaggaataGAAAAGAACGGCAAATATAAACTTTACCTACCCGTACGTATCTTATATATTCTGTCAGTCTATCTTCTACACCACTAATTTTTTGTCATACACCACTAATTGTGTTTTACACCGTTGTACTGTACAACTTAATAATACATATTTAATGGTGTATTGTCAAAAGCTAGTGAGGTACAGATCACCTCCCTATTATAAACTTGACAAAATATGAAGTTGTGTTTGTATCAAATTGTGAGTTATGATATTCAATTTTTGTCATTGTCATCTAAACATGAATTATTTTATCTCGTATATACTAGCAAATCaatgataataaaattaatgtttttcttATATACTAACTAATTTTTCCATAAAAATGATTTGATTATAACACTTTTTGATAAGGATCGAGATATGATGGCCAAACAATAACGAATCTAAACAAGAGCTAAACCAAATTTTTCAAGATGAGAAATTCTTGtgaaataaactttaaaacttcaaaaatatctTCCTCCAAAACGTCCTACAACCTCTTTTTATGGTTGTTTATTCCTTTGGGCCAAGTATAAGCTAAGAGAACTTTAAAGTTCAAATGAACTTTAAATGAATGTTATAGAtaaatgataaaatttataacaaCAAACACTTTTTCCAATATTGAATCTCAATTCAATAATAACACACAAATCTGCAGAACTATCAATCAATCCACACCAGCTAATCTGTTATGGATTTATTACCTAACTGATAATAGTTCTACTACAATCAAATTACCTAAAAAATAGATCGATCAAATAATAGAGATACAGGGGACAAATATAGGAATATATGAATGTGTATGAAagtatgtgtattttatttctattacTAAAACCAGGTCAAAGTATCTTTATATACTCAAGCACTCTTTCCTTATAGCATTCTGCACCTCCAACTTTCCAGCTTGTTACTTTAAGTCTAAATTTTAATAACCTGCACAACAAGAAATTAAACATACAAGTTTAGTCCTTAACCTTTGAGTAATCAGGTTAAGACTAtaagttatataattttaacACCCCCCTTTAGTCTTAACCTGAAATATATCAAACAACTTAAGTTTAGAACATAAATAGTTGTGTTGTTTTGTATCCAGTGCTTTTGTAAGTACATCTGCAATTTGATTTGTAGAGCTTATTTTCTGAGTAGTAATGAcaccttttaaaattttttcccTTACAAAATGCAAATCAATTTCAAGGTGTTTTGTTCTTTCATGGAACACTGGATTAACAGCAATATTAAGTGCTGCATCACTATCACAGAAAACAGAGACTGGACTTAAACTATCACACTTTAAGTCctttaagatttttaaaatccAAATGATTTCAGAAGTGACTGAAGTAAGAGCTctatactctgcttcagcagaaGATTTTGAAATTGTATTCTGTTTCTTACTTTTCCAAGAAACTAAAGAACCACAAAAGAACATCAAACAAAGTTAAGTATTCAGTTAAAACCATATTTCCAATTTTAGTGATATAAGTCTCAGTTCCATTAGGATGTGACACTTTAATTTTAAGATGAGAAATGTCAACAACATTTACAAGAAACTTGTCAGAATAAGTCATATGCTGATTAGCACCAGAATCACAAATAAGACCTTTTGTAACAAGTTTAGCATGTAAAGTATTATTAGAACAAAAAAACCTGTTAAAATGTTTGTTAAAAAACCTGctattattaacaaaaataccTGACATATTTGCCTGAACACTTTTTCCATTTTCTGAATTGCTTTTGATTAAAGAAATAAGAGTTGTAAGTTGCTCTTCTGTAAaaccagaagaagaagaagaagaaggcaTGGAAGAAGACACATCTCTACCAACAATattattactagccacattcTTCCCTTTAAACTTCTTTTTACCAAAATCAGCAGGATAACCAATAAGCTTAAAACACTTATCAATAGTATGTCCATTAAATCCACAATGATCACAAATAACAGTAGAATTACTagttcttttaaaattttctagAAGCCTTATAACCATTTACATTAGATTTATTACCAAAATTTCTTTGAAAATTCATTTTAGGCACATTAGAAACAAACACAGAAGTTTGACCTTTATGAGATGAACCAGAAGCAACAATTCTATGCGACTCTTCACTAGAAATAATAGCATAAGCACTCCAAACATCAGGCAGAGGATCTTTGGTTAAAATAGTACTTCTAGTTtgcatataagtttcatcaagacCCATCAAAAACTGCATAAGTTTTATTAATTGATTATGCTTTTTAAAATCCTCAGCAGCATGACAAGTACATCTTGGTAATTTAACTAATGCATCAAACTGTTTCCACAAGGCATTCAACTTATGATAATATTCAGCTAAAAAAGTACTATTTTGACACATAGAATTAATCTTCATATGCAAATTAAAAGTAACAGACCCATCTACTTTATCATAAGTTTCTTTTAATTCTTCCCATACATGTGAAGCTCTTTTAGAGAAAATTTGACCAAGATACAATTCTTCAGATATTGAATTAAGAATCCATCCTAAAACAACAACATTAACTTTGTCCCATTGTCTGCCTAACACTTCATCAGTATTTGACCTTCTACAAGTACCATTAATAAATCCAGTCTTATTCTTACCTTCTAAAGCAAGAAGCATAGCACAAGACCACACATTATAATTTTCGGTCCCTTTTAGTTTAATTGAAACAACAGTTAAAGCAGCAGAATCATTA
This genomic window contains:
- the LOC122600002 gene encoding dicarboxylate transporter 2.1, chloroplastic-like, with product MEASALFSTSFHPPSLHLRSRHFISKTPNFPTLLRSPPQSTTTTRHPLFFTKKHNFLTLSPNPIKPFSASASNSITTKPEKLQGAKILPLSLSIAIGLLVRFAIPRPIEVTPQAWQLLSIFVSTIAGLVLSPLPVGAWALLGLTTTIVTKTLTFTTAFSAFTNEVIWLIVISFFFARGFVKTGLGDRIATYFVKWLGKSTLGLSYGLTLSEALIAPAMPSTTARAGGVFLPIIKSLSLSAGSKPNDPSSKKLGSYLIQSQFQCAGNSSALFLTAAAQNLLCLKLAEELGLVIASPWISWFKAASLPAFVSLLLTPFILYKIYPPETKDTPDAPAMAAKRLEAMGPVTTNEWVMIGTMLLAVSLWVLGDSIGIPSVVTAMLGLSVLLLLGVLNWDDCLSEKSAWDTLTWFAVLVGMAGQLTNLGIVTWMSNCVAKFLQSFSLSWPAAFGVLQGAYFLIHYMFASQTGHVGALYSAFLAMHLAAGVPGVLAALALAYNTNLFGAQTHYSSGQAAVYFGAGYVELPDVFRIGFIMACINAVIWAVVGGAWWKFLGLY